A single genomic interval of Sulfurovum sp. TSL6 harbors:
- a CDS encoding YeiH family protein — protein MPFSPQKRKGTLSGIFFVAIFAAAATFISDFPAVKALGISPLVIGIVMGIFYANTLHNQTPEAWQGGITFSAKKILRFAIVFYGFRLTFQEIIDVGLAGFLVSLIMLASTFILGTWLGHKIFGMEKDTSMLTASGASVCGAAAVLATEPVLKSEEYKAAIAVSMVVLFGTISMFLYPVLYTAIIEPAAGFLHMTAKEFGIYVGGTIHEVAQVVAVPASVPGAPKEMADAAVIVKMTRVIMIAPMLIILGIYLSYSAKKEGGAGEKVKLVIPWFAVYFIGVAGFNSLHLIPTDIVSLINEIDTFLLTMAMTALGMGTRFAKFKGLGLAPVYTASAMFAWLVLGGFVVTKAVCSVF, from the coding sequence ATGCCGTTTTCTCCACAAAAACGTAAAGGTACCCTAAGTGGTATTTTCTTTGTTGCTATCTTCGCTGCAGCTGCAACATTTATCTCAGATTTCCCTGCTGTAAAGGCCTTGGGTATCTCACCGCTTGTGATCGGTATCGTCATGGGTATTTTTTATGCCAACACTTTGCATAACCAAACTCCCGAAGCATGGCAAGGAGGGATCACTTTTTCAGCGAAAAAGATTCTTCGTTTTGCGATCGTTTTCTATGGTTTTAGACTTACCTTCCAAGAGATCATCGATGTAGGGTTGGCAGGATTCCTTGTTTCTCTTATCATGCTGGCTTCTACCTTTATCCTCGGTACATGGTTAGGGCACAAAATCTTCGGTATGGAGAAAGATACTTCTATGCTGACCGCTTCAGGAGCATCAGTATGTGGTGCCGCAGCGGTACTTGCTACTGAGCCTGTACTGAAATCTGAAGAGTATAAAGCTGCTATTGCGGTATCGATGGTTGTACTTTTCGGTACGATCTCGATGTTCCTCTACCCTGTACTCTACACGGCGATCATTGAACCTGCAGCTGGATTCCTTCATATGACTGCAAAAGAGTTTGGTATCTACGTAGGTGGTACGATCCACGAAGTTGCGCAAGTGGTTGCGGTACCTGCTTCCGTACCTGGTGCACCTAAAGAGATGGCTGATGCGGCTGTGATCGTTAAGATGACAAGGGTTATTATGATCGCTCCAATGCTGATCATTCTTGGTATCTACTTAAGCTACTCTGCTAAAAAAGAGGGGGGTGCAGGTGAAAAAGTGAAACTTGTGATTCCTTGGTTTGCAGTTTACTTTATCGGTGTGGCAGGGTTCAACTCACTGCATCTTATACCTACAGATATTGTAAGCCTTATCAACGAGATCGATACTTTCCTTCTTACTATGGCAATGACTGCGCTAGGTATGGGAACACGTTTTGCGAAGTTCAAAGGACTTGGACTCGCACCGGTCTATACGGCATCAGCAATGTTCGCATGGCTGGTACTTGGTGGATTTGTCGTTACTAAAGCGGTTTGTTCGGTATTTTAA
- the clpP gene encoding ATP-dependent Clp endopeptidase proteolytic subunit ClpP, translating to MSYIPYVVEQTGRGERSYDIYSRLLKDRIIMLSGEVNDQVASTVVAQLLFLEAQDPDKDIYFYINSPGGVITSGLSMFDTMNYIKPDIVTICIGQAASMGAFLLSSGTKGKRYALPHARIMIHQPSGGAQGQSTDIQIQAQEIQRLKDTLNEILAEQTGKTTKRIEKDTERDNFMSAREALEYGLIDKVLTKSFI from the coding sequence ATGAGTTATATTCCATACGTTGTAGAACAGACAGGTAGAGGTGAAAGATCTTACGATATCTATTCACGGTTACTTAAAGACCGTATTATTATGCTAAGTGGTGAAGTCAATGATCAAGTGGCTTCTACTGTAGTGGCACAACTTCTTTTTCTTGAAGCACAAGATCCGGATAAAGATATTTATTTTTACATTAACTCTCCAGGGGGTGTGATCACGTCTGGACTTTCAATGTTCGATACGATGAACTACATCAAACCGGATATTGTAACAATCTGTATAGGTCAAGCAGCATCTATGGGTGCTTTCTTGCTCTCTTCGGGGACAAAGGGTAAACGTTATGCGCTGCCACATGCACGTATTATGATCCACCAGCCTTCAGGTGGTGCGCAAGGACAGTCAACAGATATCCAGATACAAGCACAAGAGATACAAAGACTCAAAGACACATTGAATGAGATCTTGGCAGAGCAAACAGGTAAAACAACCAAACGTATTGAAAAAGATACAGAGAGAGATAACTTTATGTCAGCTAGAGAAGCATTGGAATACGGGCTTATAGACAAAGTACTCACAAAAAGCTTTATATAA
- the def gene encoding peptide deformylase, which translates to MVREIVVYPDKRLKLISKEVESFNGTLHDLLDDMYDTMRARNGVGLAAIQVGVDIRALIINIPLEGADGEHDQPKENTLEMINPMILEKDGSEKFQEGCLSVPGIYEEVERAKHVKVEYLDREGNKHMIEDDDFLAIAIQHEIDHLDGKVFIEKLSYMKRKKFEKEWKRRLKEA; encoded by the coding sequence ATGGTTAGAGAAATAGTAGTATATCCGGACAAAAGGCTCAAACTTATTTCAAAAGAGGTAGAGTCTTTTAATGGTACATTGCATGATCTTCTTGATGACATGTATGATACGATGCGTGCACGTAACGGTGTAGGTCTCGCAGCCATTCAAGTCGGTGTTGATATAAGGGCACTGATCATCAACATTCCTTTAGAGGGTGCAGACGGAGAACATGATCAGCCTAAAGAAAATACACTAGAGATGATCAACCCTATGATACTTGAAAAAGATGGTTCAGAAAAATTTCAAGAAGGATGCCTCTCTGTTCCGGGTATCTATGAAGAAGTTGAACGTGCAAAACATGTAAAAGTAGAGTATCTTGACAGAGAGGGTAATAAGCATATGATAGAAGATGATGACTTTCTTGCTATTGCCATACAACATGAGATAGATCATTTGGATGGAAAAGTATTCATTGAAAAACTCTCTTATATGAAGAGAAAGAAATTCGAAAAAGAGTGGAAACGAAGATTAAAAGAGGCATAA
- the gdhA gene encoding NADP-specific glutamate dehydrogenase translates to MEYIEQAMTRAEKSNCKGDIIFFQALREVLDTIQPLIEKHPEYLHQNIIDRIMVPNREIHFKIEWMDDDNIIHVNNGYRIQFNNALGPYKGGVRFHPSVNPDILKFLAFEQIFKNAITGLHIGGAKGGADFDPKDKSDKEIMKFCQAFMSAFYNSIGADIDILGGDIGVGAREVGYLFGQYKQLTNSYDSIITSKPLSLGGSLGRTEATGYGLIYFTQTFLEDMGETLKGKICTISGSGNVAIHAIEKLYEIGAIPVTCSDSKGAIHDSNGIDLELLKKIKLERRASLEYYALERKKAVYVKRESYKEGCSFVWDIPCFAAFPCATQNELGASSAKLLIDNDVKIVAEGANMPTTPDAINLFTENNILFAPAKAANAGGVAVSVLEMSQNSSLNYFSFEKVDEKLRDIMSNIYSDLKKTCDEHKLDMDLISAANILGFKRVADAMIMQGV, encoded by the coding sequence ATGGAGTATATTGAGCAAGCCATGACGCGTGCCGAAAAAAGTAACTGTAAAGGAGACATCATTTTTTTTCAAGCACTAAGAGAAGTGCTCGATACGATACAACCGCTGATAGAAAAACATCCCGAATATCTGCATCAAAATATCATAGACCGTATTATGGTTCCCAATAGAGAGATTCACTTTAAAATAGAATGGATGGATGATGACAATATCATCCATGTCAATAACGGGTACAGAATTCAATTTAACAATGCTTTGGGCCCTTACAAAGGCGGTGTACGTTTTCATCCTTCGGTCAATCCGGATATCTTAAAGTTTCTTGCTTTTGAACAGATCTTTAAAAATGCGATCACCGGACTTCATATAGGAGGTGCAAAGGGTGGAGCCGATTTTGATCCTAAAGATAAAAGCGATAAAGAGATCATGAAGTTCTGTCAAGCGTTTATGTCTGCTTTTTATAACAGTATAGGTGCAGACATTGATATCCTGGGTGGAGATATCGGTGTAGGGGCCAGAGAAGTGGGCTACCTTTTTGGACAATACAAACAGCTCACCAACTCTTATGACAGTATCATCACCTCTAAGCCCCTTTCCCTAGGTGGAAGTTTAGGACGTACCGAGGCAACAGGGTATGGACTAATCTATTTCACACAAACCTTCCTGGAGGATATGGGAGAAACACTCAAAGGTAAAATCTGTACTATTAGCGGCAGCGGTAATGTCGCGATCCATGCGATAGAAAAACTTTATGAGATCGGTGCCATTCCTGTCACCTGTTCAGATTCCAAAGGTGCTATCCATGACAGTAACGGTATAGACCTTGAACTTTTAAAAAAGATAAAGCTAGAAAGAAGGGCTTCACTGGAATATTATGCACTCGAAAGAAAGAAAGCCGTTTATGTGAAAAGAGAAAGCTATAAGGAGGGATGCAGTTTTGTATGGGACATACCCTGTTTTGCAGCATTTCCTTGTGCCACACAAAATGAATTAGGTGCAAGCTCTGCAAAATTACTCATAGACAATGATGTGAAGATCGTTGCGGAAGGTGCAAATATGCCTACCACACCTGACGCTATCAATCTTTTTACAGAGAACAACATTCTTTTTGCCCCTGCCAAAGCAGCCAATGCCGGTGGTGTAGCCGTCTCTGTATTAGAGATGAGCCAAAACAGTTCACTGAATTATTTTTCCTTTGAAAAAGTAGATGAAAAACTGCGAGACATTATGTCAAATATCTATAGTGACCTTAAGAAAACATGTGATGAACATAAGCTCGATATGGATCTTATCTCTGCTGCTAATATTTTAGGATTTAAACGTGTCGCTGATGCGATGATCATGCAAGGGGTATAA
- the tig gene encoding trigger factor: MKVTVNKVDDANIIVSGTIENSAVEENINKMAVQAGKEMKVDGFRKGKVPAHVVKKLHGDKLAQDAEGEVLRELIDAGMKEAGINPADMLGQPTFKKYEKTDSGIDVEVEISTRPVFEAEGHMDVLPAFERPTASEKDIQEKLDEIASQQAPYEKIKRKRMVRDGDMVVIDFEGFVDGVAFDGGKAEKFSLKIGSGQFIPGFEEQIIGMKYDEEKTVTVTFPEEYQSADLAGKEAEFKVKLHEIQEQVPAELNDELAQKLLQGEENATLEMLTDRVKTQIESTEISKLYNEDLKPKLVEALVAKFDFALPNNIVEQEIDAKINAKAQQMSEEELNSFKDNPEKVEALREEVREDAVASVKATFIVDALAKKEDVSVDDQEVSQAIYYEAMMSGQDPQEVIKYYQENNLLPAVKMGMIEDKLFGKMLGLDK; encoded by the coding sequence GTGAAAGTTACAGTAAACAAAGTAGACGACGCAAATATTATCGTAAGCGGTACTATAGAAAACAGTGCTGTTGAAGAGAACATTAACAAGATGGCTGTTCAAGCTGGTAAAGAGATGAAAGTAGATGGATTCAGAAAAGGTAAAGTACCTGCCCACGTAGTGAAAAAGCTGCATGGTGACAAGCTTGCACAGGATGCTGAAGGTGAAGTACTCAGAGAGCTTATTGATGCGGGTATGAAAGAAGCCGGTATCAATCCTGCAGATATGCTCGGTCAGCCTACCTTTAAAAAGTATGAAAAAACTGATTCAGGTATTGATGTGGAAGTAGAGATCTCTACTAGACCGGTATTCGAAGCGGAAGGTCATATGGATGTACTTCCTGCCTTTGAAAGACCAACAGCATCAGAAAAAGATATCCAAGAGAAACTTGATGAGATCGCTTCACAGCAAGCACCTTATGAAAAGATCAAAAGAAAACGTATGGTAAGAGACGGTGACATGGTAGTGATCGACTTTGAAGGTTTTGTTGACGGTGTAGCATTTGACGGTGGTAAAGCTGAAAAATTCAGCCTTAAGATCGGTTCTGGACAATTCATCCCAGGATTTGAAGAACAGATCATCGGTATGAAGTATGATGAAGAGAAAACAGTGACAGTAACTTTCCCGGAAGAGTATCAGTCAGCTGACCTTGCAGGTAAAGAAGCAGAATTCAAAGTAAAACTTCATGAAATCCAAGAGCAGGTACCAGCAGAGCTTAACGATGAATTGGCACAAAAACTTCTTCAAGGTGAAGAGAATGCAACACTTGAAATGTTGACTGACAGAGTTAAAACTCAGATCGAATCAACAGAGATTTCAAAACTTTATAACGAAGACCTCAAACCAAAATTGGTTGAAGCATTGGTGGCTAAATTTGATTTTGCATTGCCAAACAATATTGTTGAACAAGAGATCGATGCAAAGATCAATGCAAAAGCACAGCAAATGAGTGAAGAGGAACTTAACTCTTTCAAAGACAATCCTGAAAAAGTTGAAGCACTCCGTGAAGAAGTAAGAGAAGATGCAGTAGCCTCTGTAAAAGCGACATTTATCGTAGATGCCTTGGCTAAAAAAGAAGATGTATCTGTAGATGATCAAGAAGTATCACAAGCCATTTACTACGAAGCGATGATGAGTGGTCAAGATCCACAAGAAGTGATCAAATACTACCAGGAGAACAATCTTCTCCCAGCTGTGAAGATGGGTATGATCGAAGATAAACTCTTTGGTAAGATGTTAGGTTTAGATAAATAA
- a CDS encoding YifB family Mg chelatase-like AAA ATPase, with protein sequence MNAKTDSGTPPQKQENQGKQRPKKEAIVNRLTCATLEGVNAQVIEVEATFTKGLPGFTVVGLASSDIQEAKERTKSALLTNDFVFPPLKITINLSPSDLKKSGTHLDLAMALLIAMHKTVVDEEGLFVFGELGLDGKVKTSSMLFPLVLSLKEQGLIRRAIVPKESIPYLSHISGVDFIAVDSLNEAMGILKSKNFKANVQAFSYKSECLTLKERSYYFERKYESDFSDVKGQSIAKRASLIAAAGMHNLLMEGNPGCGKSMIAKRIKDILPPLFEEEILSIAKHQFLDGVTPSFSALRPIRSPHHTATSASIFGGGSSVAKIGEVALAHKGILFFDELPHFSKAVLEALREPLQDKKVHIARVNAKIEYEADIMFVAAQNPCSCGNLLSKSKACRCSEVEIKRYQNKLSDPFLDRIDLFIVMQEVDSKDKGDISSAQMHQEVLEAFKMQKARGQERLNGKLSEEEIERYCLLGNNASQILENAISKFALSHRSIASVKKIARTIADLNAHTLIERSDILEALSYRRRG encoded by the coding sequence ATGAATGCAAAAACGGATAGTGGTACCCCACCTCAAAAGCAAGAGAACCAAGGAAAACAAAGACCCAAAAAAGAGGCTATTGTGAATAGATTGACCTGTGCAACACTTGAGGGTGTGAATGCACAGGTAATAGAAGTCGAAGCCACATTTACCAAGGGGCTTCCGGGATTTACGGTCGTAGGTTTAGCCAGCAGTGACATTCAGGAAGCAAAAGAGAGAACAAAGTCTGCACTGCTTACCAATGACTTTGTTTTTCCTCCGCTAAAGATTACGATTAATTTGAGTCCTTCGGATCTCAAGAAGTCAGGGACCCACTTGGATTTGGCTATGGCATTGCTCATTGCTATGCATAAAACCGTAGTAGACGAGGAAGGACTTTTTGTATTTGGTGAACTTGGATTGGATGGAAAGGTGAAAACAAGTTCCATGCTTTTCCCGTTGGTCTTATCTCTTAAGGAACAAGGCTTGATCAGACGGGCCATTGTTCCTAAAGAGTCCATTCCCTATTTGAGTCATATCTCTGGGGTAGATTTTATTGCGGTAGATTCACTTAATGAGGCGATGGGGATATTGAAGAGCAAGAACTTTAAAGCAAATGTACAGGCATTTTCTTACAAATCTGAATGTTTAACACTGAAAGAGAGATCGTATTATTTCGAAAGAAAATATGAAAGTGATTTTAGTGATGTCAAAGGGCAATCCATAGCCAAAAGAGCTTCGCTCATTGCAGCAGCCGGAATGCATAATCTTTTGATGGAAGGAAATCCGGGATGTGGTAAGAGTATGATAGCCAAACGTATCAAAGATATCTTGCCTCCACTCTTTGAAGAAGAGATACTTTCCATAGCCAAACATCAGTTTTTAGATGGCGTAACACCAAGCTTTTCAGCCTTGCGCCCTATACGGTCTCCTCATCACACAGCCACCTCTGCATCTATTTTCGGTGGAGGCTCCTCTGTAGCCAAGATAGGAGAGGTGGCCTTGGCACATAAGGGGATACTCTTCTTCGATGAACTTCCCCACTTCTCCAAAGCAGTCCTTGAAGCCCTTAGAGAACCACTTCAAGATAAAAAAGTACACATCGCCAGGGTCAATGCCAAGATCGAGTATGAAGCGGATATCATGTTCGTAGCCGCGCAGAACCCTTGTTCTTGCGGTAATCTTCTTTCCAAAAGTAAAGCTTGCAGATGCAGTGAAGTGGAGATAAAGCGTTACCAGAACAAACTCTCTGACCCATTTTTGGACCGTATAGACCTTTTTATTGTGATGCAGGAAGTAGATAGTAAGGATAAAGGCGACATCAGCTCTGCCCAGATGCACCAAGAAGTACTTGAAGCATTTAAGATGCAAAAAGCACGTGGACAGGAACGTCTCAATGGAAAATTGAGTGAAGAGGAGATAGAGAGATATTGTCTCTTAGGGAATAATGCAAGTCAGATTTTAGAGAATGCCATCAGTAAATTTGCACTTTCACATAGAAGTATTGCATCAGTGAAAAAAATAGCCAGAACGATCGCTGATTTGAATGCTCACACGTTGATAGAAAGATCAGATATATTAGAGGCCCTCAGTTATAGAAGAAGGGGATAG
- a CDS encoding LysR family transcriptional regulator yields the protein MKLTLRQMEIFLNVVVSGHLTNVAKDMKLSQSAISMSIKELENILGRPVFDRINKKLVLNEVGRAFYKEIDPIFKKLSDIEYEFKNSENKGMIRVGASTTIVDYLMPAIICSYMSSYPDVKITLKEGNTKEIADMIKEGTIDIGFVEGLVPGSEIVKEKIGVDELVVVTADKNLCKPCTIDELQHKRWVLREEGSGTRDVFLGYIKDKVDDLNIFLELGHTESIKSILMNRECLTCISKISVKNEIEEGKLYKVPVKDFECKRDFLMIYHKDKYHSSLFEKFVFFSRKLMMQMIEGQTD from the coding sequence ATGAAATTAACACTTAGACAAATGGAGATCTTCTTAAATGTTGTGGTCTCTGGGCATTTGACGAATGTGGCTAAAGATATGAAGCTAAGTCAATCAGCGATCTCTATGTCCATTAAAGAATTAGAAAATATTTTGGGTCGACCTGTGTTTGACCGGATCAATAAAAAGCTTGTGCTTAATGAAGTGGGACGTGCATTTTATAAAGAGATTGATCCCATCTTTAAAAAGCTTTCAGACATTGAGTATGAATTTAAGAATTCAGAAAACAAGGGGATGATCCGGGTAGGTGCGAGTACCACCATCGTGGACTATTTGATGCCTGCCATTATCTGTAGTTATATGAGTTCTTATCCTGATGTGAAGATCACGCTCAAAGAGGGTAACACCAAAGAGATCGCAGATATGATCAAAGAGGGAACGATTGATATAGGTTTTGTGGAAGGGCTAGTGCCAGGTTCAGAGATAGTGAAAGAGAAAATAGGGGTAGATGAACTGGTTGTTGTCACAGCAGACAAGAACCTTTGTAAACCATGTACAATCGATGAACTGCAACACAAAAGATGGGTACTTAGAGAAGAGGGTTCTGGTACAAGAGACGTCTTTTTGGGTTATATTAAAGATAAAGTAGACGATCTGAATATTTTCTTGGAACTTGGACATACAGAGTCCATTAAAAGTATTTTGATGAACCGTGAATGTTTGACCTGTATCTCAAAGATCTCAGTGAAAAATGAAATCGAGGAAGGGAAACTCTATAAAGTGCCTGTAAAAGACTTTGAGTGTAAAAGAGATTTCCTGATGATTTATCATAAAGACAAGTATCATAGCTCACTGTTCGA